One window of Caldisericum exile AZM16c01 genomic DNA carries:
- a CDS encoding N-acetylmuramoyl-L-alanine amidase yields the protein MKKIIIISMLIIYSLVVVFVAQAVYSETRQEFLSINADGTNVRSAPGTYNPVLFKLNKGTYVLNLGTGKDKNGGLWYKIYDFNSGKIGFVANYLCNKTGILVTGEDKTFTAKVNTDYLNVRAGPGTEFNLVKRLNYGTKISVTRLITRSDSQIWYKYKDGNNFYFVASWFTVKVEETKPNNQDNNSSNNNSNQNNSGTQNNTQPKDNLTIPATSTDFVNLREGPSTDYGKITLINKGDQITIIGFAKNHNGELWLQCRYNDKIGFVISDYFKFDANKIALDISTIGSDAKTNDSTNLREGPSTSYNVLKVVPTNTTFNIVGVCLNKDKEMWFEVNLDGTNYWVRSDTITFAKKEKGILESALWKITEDGIDIQIGGKNLPKPNINTLSDPIRLVLTYNNTNLLDTPKQADLNIYPFTRYTLHADNNNTVVTIYLLSEIPYQFEVKDNQHLIHFKLPKVNQEIVEIGGSVTFINIEKTNNITYISLDDFLNFFNLNMDNYALNFFGKTIKINNEDIINSKGENFISLENLAKYFNVSIIQTSNEIYIDPLLLDFKKDGSSTILTFSFPFKAKKINENNKDFLVIFAENPLNIPYKSTKRETTTAPQIIIELGNISYSAKDNTLTLAQIKTGNSNLLSNRIIVIDPGHGSYSGQYLDVGAIGFSGTKEAYIVLDIALRLKKLLEDAGAKVIITHNTVDNPNNPTLKGRVDIANSSGGDLFISIHLNSSINSDASGTETYYWYDSSKRLADTIQSSLVKTLGTYDRGIKKDYLYVLRGVTTMPAILTEIGFISNPKEEALLKDSNFLDKVAKALFDGIVRYLNG from the coding sequence ATGAAAAAAATAATTATAATTTCGATGCTTATAATTTATTCGCTTGTAGTGGTTTTTGTAGCACAAGCAGTTTACTCGGAAACAAGGCAAGAGTTTTTGTCAATTAATGCTGATGGTACAAATGTAAGAAGTGCTCCTGGCACATACAATCCTGTCCTTTTTAAGTTAAACAAAGGTACTTATGTCCTTAATTTAGGAACAGGAAAGGACAAAAATGGTGGCTTGTGGTATAAGATTTACGATTTCAATTCTGGAAAAATTGGATTTGTTGCAAATTATCTTTGCAACAAAACGGGAATTTTAGTTACTGGAGAAGATAAAACCTTTACAGCAAAGGTTAATACAGATTACCTAAACGTAAGAGCTGGCCCTGGCACAGAATTTAACCTTGTTAAAAGGCTTAATTACGGAACGAAAATAAGCGTCACACGTTTAATAACAAGAAGCGACTCTCAGATTTGGTATAAGTATAAAGATGGAAATAACTTTTATTTTGTTGCAAGTTGGTTCACCGTGAAGGTGGAGGAAACAAAACCTAACAATCAGGACAATAACTCTTCCAATAATAACTCAAATCAAAATAATAGTGGAACACAAAATAATACACAACCAAAAGATAATCTTACAATTCCTGCAACTTCAACGGATTTTGTGAATTTAAGAGAAGGGCCATCAACTGATTACGGAAAAATTACTCTTATAAATAAAGGTGACCAAATTACAATAATAGGTTTTGCAAAAAACCACAACGGGGAATTGTGGCTCCAGTGCAGATACAACGACAAAATAGGATTTGTTATAAGCGACTATTTCAAGTTTGATGCAAATAAAATTGCTCTGGATATTTCGACAATAGGAAGTGATGCAAAGACAAACGACTCTACAAATCTAAGGGAAGGTCCTTCTACATCATACAATGTCCTCAAAGTAGTACCTACAAATACCACATTTAACATAGTTGGTGTTTGTCTAAATAAAGATAAAGAGATGTGGTTTGAGGTAAATTTAGATGGAACAAATTATTGGGTTAGAAGCGATACAATTACATTTGCTAAAAAAGAAAAGGGTATTCTTGAAAGCGCCTTGTGGAAAATAACAGAAGACGGCATTGACATCCAAATTGGCGGTAAAAACTTGCCAAAGCCAAATATTAATACATTGAGCGATCCAATAAGATTGGTTCTTACATACAATAACACCAATTTACTTGATACACCAAAACAAGCAGACCTCAACATCTATCCTTTTACAAGATATACTCTTCACGCTGACAACAACAATACAGTTGTTACGATTTATTTACTTTCGGAAATTCCATACCAATTTGAGGTAAAGGATAATCAACATTTAATTCATTTCAAACTTCCTAAGGTTAATCAAGAAATTGTGGAAATAGGAGGGAGCGTAACATTCATAAATATTGAGAAGACTAATAATATTACATATATAAGCCTCGATGACTTCTTGAACTTTTTCAACCTAAATATGGATAACTATGCTTTAAACTTCTTTGGCAAAACCATTAAAATAAACAATGAGGACATAATTAATTCTAAAGGTGAAAACTTTATCTCTTTAGAGAATTTGGCAAAGTATTTTAATGTTTCAATTATACAAACAAGCAACGAAATATATATAGATCCGCTTCTTCTTGATTTTAAGAAGGATGGCTCGTCAACAATACTTACCTTCAGTTTTCCATTCAAAGCGAAAAAGATTAATGAAAATAACAAAGATTTTCTTGTGATTTTTGCAGAAAATCCGCTAAATATACCTTACAAAAGTACAAAAAGAGAAACAACAACTGCTCCTCAAATTATTATTGAACTTGGAAATATTTCGTATAGTGCAAAAGACAATACGCTAACCTTGGCTCAAATAAAAACCGGAAATTCAAATTTACTTTCAAACAGAATTATAGTTATTGATCCAGGACATGGAAGCTATTCTGGTCAATACCTTGATGTAGGTGCAATTGGTTTCTCTGGAACAAAAGAAGCTTACATAGTGCTTGATATTGCACTACGCCTTAAAAAATTATTGGAGGATGCAGGTGCCAAAGTCATAATAACTCATAACACTGTAGATAATCCAAACAATCCAACACTAAAAGGAAGAGTAGATATTGCAAACTCATCTGGTGGAGATCTATTTATTTCAATACACCTAAATTCAAGTATAAATAGTGACGCTTCTGGCACAGAAACATACTACTGGTATGACTCTTCAAAACGTCTTGCAGATACAATACAATCATCACTTGTAAAGACTTTAGGCACTTATGATAGAGGAATAAAAAAGGATTATCTATATGTATTGAGAGGAGTGACAACAATGCCTGCAATTCTTACAGAAATTGGGTTTATTTCAAATCCAAAAGAAGAAGCACTTCTAAAAGATTCAAACTTCCTTGATAAGGTTGCAAAAGCACTCTTCGACGGCATTGTGAGGTATCTCAATGGCTAA
- the murI gene encoding glutamate racemase yields the protein MANPKPIGIFDSGVGGLSVVRSIRKVLPNENIIYVGDLKHFPYGTKTEEEVKTFAKNITKFLISQGVKLIIVACNTVSSIAMDDLRVLAKPIEVIGMIQSGAEYAVKTTKIKKVGVISTPLTARKHAYKNEIKKLDSSIEVFEVGSQELVNLVEDGVSFNDYACALAREKLEEPLSNGIDTLVLGCTHFPFLYKVVKNVVGEKVEVIDPAEYIAIRTVEYLKEIGENKDSQKTVFYTTYDKDSFKEKLSLFLDIENPEVYEVDI from the coding sequence ATGGCTAATCCAAAACCAATCGGTATTTTTGACTCAGGAGTTGGCGGGTTAAGTGTAGTAAGAAGTATAAGAAAAGTTCTTCCCAACGAGAATATCATATACGTTGGTGACTTAAAGCATTTTCCATATGGCACAAAGACAGAAGAAGAGGTTAAAACTTTTGCAAAGAACATAACTAAATTTCTCATTTCACAAGGCGTCAAACTCATAATTGTTGCATGCAATACAGTTTCGTCAATTGCAATGGACGATTTAAGAGTTTTAGCAAAACCTATTGAAGTAATTGGTATGATTCAATCAGGTGCAGAATATGCCGTAAAAACTACAAAGATTAAAAAGGTTGGTGTTATTTCAACACCACTTACCGCAAGAAAACACGCATATAAAAACGAAATTAAAAAACTTGATAGTTCTATTGAAGTATTTGAGGTTGGCTCTCAGGAACTTGTAAACCTCGTTGAAGACGGCGTAAGTTTTAACGATTATGCCTGCGCACTTGCAAGAGAAAAATTGGAAGAGCCGTTAAGTAATGGCATCGATACACTTGTGTTGGGGTGCACTCATTTCCCGTTTCTCTATAAGGTTGTTAAAAATGTTGTAGGTGAAAAAGTTGAAGTAATTGATCCCGCAGAATACATTGCAATAAGAACAGTAGAATATTTAAAGGAAATTGGCGAAAACAAGGATAGCCAAAAAACAGTTTTCTATACTACATACGATAAAGACTCTTTCAAAGAGAAACTATCACTTTTTTTAGACATTGAAAACCCTGAGGTTTACGAAGTAGATATTTAA
- a CDS encoding zinc-dependent alcohol dehydrogenase family protein — MKMKAMFIEKIGRLEETSLVLREVEVPTPKDNEVLLKVSYCGVCHTEIDEIEGRRMPKIPVIPGHEVVGYVVEKGKNVTNLEIGDRVGVAWIKHACGKCEYCKSGRENLCNEFVATGADEDGGYAEYMVVESSFAYKLKENLQDETTAPILCAGAVGFRAYKLAEIKDGETVALFGFGASNHIVYRYIRYLNPSSKIIVFVRKLGDNATKLAEELKADYIFETFSDIPIRYDKAIDTTPSGSVIPYALKYLNKGGLVVVNAIRKETPIDAFDFTLIWGERSVKSVANVTREDVENALKLASVIPIVPKVTVFPLEKAQEALLSVKHGKIQGAAVLKIS, encoded by the coding sequence ATGAAAATGAAAGCAATGTTTATTGAAAAAATTGGAAGATTAGAGGAAACATCTCTTGTTTTAAGAGAGGTTGAAGTCCCTACACCTAAGGATAATGAAGTCTTGTTAAAAGTTTCTTATTGTGGTGTGTGCCATACTGAGATTGACGAAATTGAAGGGCGAAGGATGCCTAAAATTCCTGTTATCCCAGGGCACGAAGTTGTAGGTTATGTTGTTGAAAAAGGGAAAAATGTTACAAATCTTGAAATTGGCGATAGAGTTGGTGTTGCCTGGATAAAGCATGCCTGCGGTAAGTGTGAATATTGTAAGAGTGGCAGGGAAAATCTTTGTAACGAATTTGTTGCAACTGGAGCAGATGAAGACGGTGGCTATGCAGAGTATATGGTTGTTGAAAGTAGTTTTGCTTATAAATTGAAAGAAAACTTGCAAGACGAAACAACTGCCCCAATTTTATGTGCAGGTGCAGTTGGCTTTAGGGCGTATAAACTTGCAGAAATTAAAGATGGAGAAACAGTTGCACTTTTTGGTTTTGGCGCATCAAATCATATCGTTTATAGATATATTAGGTATCTTAATCCGTCTTCAAAAATTATAGTTTTTGTGCGAAAACTTGGTGATAACGCAACAAAGTTAGCAGAGGAGTTAAAAGCAGATTATATTTTCGAAACCTTTAGTGATATTCCCATAAGATACGATAAAGCAATTGATACAACACCTTCGGGAAGTGTGATTCCTTATGCCCTGAAATACCTTAATAAAGGGGGCCTTGTTGTTGTAAATGCAATAAGAAAAGAGACCCCAATTGATGCGTTTGACTTTACCCTTATTTGGGGAGAAAGGTCCGTTAAGAGTGTTGCAAATGTTACAAGAGAAGATGTAGAAAATGCTCTAAAACTTGCTTCAGTTATTCCTATTGTTCCAAAGGTTACAGTTTTTCCCTTAGAGAAAGCACAGGAAGCGCTTCTCTCGGTTAAGCACGGAAAAATTCAAGGTGCGGCGGTATTGAAAATTTCTTAA
- the tsaD gene encoding tRNA (adenosine(37)-N6)-threonylcarbamoyltransferase complex transferase subunit TsaD, whose translation MITLGIETSCDDTAVSVIENDGKILSNVLTSQEVFHRDFGGIVPEIASRKHAELIGYTIVEALKLANISLRDIDLISVTKGPGLVGSLLVGLEAAKSLSFALDKPLIGVNHLEGHIYSLFLEGAPLYKQKDIFPLLILIVSGGHTELILMENFLIYKVLGRTRDDAAGEAIDKFARFLGYGYPGGPIVEKLGLEGDPNKYEFPNLTFKGSPYEFSFSGLKTAGVYFIQNHPDVVQNDLSNLAASFENALVRILVERTVRAATDFNVKGIGVVGGVSANKRLRETFANVSPINVYFPQKALSTDNAAMIALTGYLHYTIKGETSDLTLDAISRLEL comes from the coding sequence ATGATAACGCTTGGTATTGAAACATCTTGTGATGATACCGCTGTTTCAGTCATTGAAAACGATGGGAAAATTTTAAGTAACGTTTTAACTTCACAAGAGGTGTTTCACAGGGATTTTGGTGGTATAGTTCCTGAGATTGCGTCAAGAAAACATGCAGAACTTATAGGATACACGATTGTTGAAGCACTCAAACTTGCTAACATTTCTTTACGCGATATAGATTTGATCTCTGTTACAAAAGGTCCTGGTCTTGTTGGATCCCTTCTTGTTGGGCTTGAAGCAGCGAAGTCATTGAGTTTTGCACTTGATAAACCATTAATTGGAGTAAATCACTTGGAAGGGCATATATATTCACTTTTTCTTGAAGGTGCACCACTCTACAAGCAAAAGGATATCTTTCCATTGTTAATTCTTATAGTTTCAGGCGGGCACACTGAACTTATTTTGATGGAAAATTTTTTGATATACAAAGTTTTGGGACGAACTCGCGATGATGCAGCAGGTGAAGCAATTGACAAATTTGCAAGGTTTTTGGGATATGGTTATCCAGGTGGACCAATAGTTGAAAAATTGGGGCTTGAAGGCGATCCAAATAAGTATGAATTTCCAAATTTAACTTTTAAGGGAAGTCCATATGAATTTAGTTTTAGTGGCCTTAAAACGGCAGGTGTTTATTTTATTCAAAATCACCCTGATGTTGTGCAAAATGATTTATCAAACCTTGCGGCAAGTTTCGAAAACGCTCTTGTAAGGATTCTTGTTGAACGCACGGTTCGTGCCGCAACAGATTTTAATGTAAAAGGGATTGGGGTTGTAGGTGGTGTTTCTGCAAATAAAAGGCTTAGAGAAACTTTTGCAAATGTTTCGCCTATTAATGTGTATTTTCCGCAAAAAGCACTTTCCACGGATAACGCAGCAATGATTGCTCTTACTGGGTATTTACACTACACAATAAAGGGAGAAACTTCAGACCTTACCCTTGATGCAATATCGAGATTAGAACTATGA
- the rimI gene encoding ribosomal protein S18-alanine N-acetyltransferase, protein MISEIEIVKAKINDVKKIIEIEELSYNDPWPREIFMVDYLFNASSDYFVAKLHGKVIGFIGVWYEGKKLHIINVAVHPNERGKGIGTSLLLFAISLAKELGYEVVYLEARKSNISAQKLYKKLGFIEVEELKGYYQDGEDGIRMELKITKEEGN, encoded by the coding sequence ATGATAAGTGAAATTGAAATAGTAAAAGCAAAAATAAATGACGTAAAAAAAATAATTGAAATCGAGGAGCTATCTTATAATGACCCTTGGCCACGTGAAATTTTTATGGTTGATTATCTTTTTAATGCATCGTCAGATTACTTTGTTGCAAAACTTCACGGAAAAGTTATTGGATTTATTGGCGTTTGGTATGAAGGTAAGAAGCTTCACATTATTAATGTTGCAGTGCATCCAAACGAGCGTGGAAAAGGAATTGGCACATCGCTACTTTTGTTTGCCATATCTCTTGCAAAAGAACTTGGTTATGAAGTTGTTTACCTTGAAGCAAGAAAGTCTAATATTTCTGCACAAAAACTTTATAAGAAGTTGGGTTTTATCGAGGTGGAGGAGCTCAAAGGATATTACCAAGATGGCGAAGATGGTATAAGGATGGAACTAAAAATCACTAAGGAGGAAGGAAATTAA
- the tsaB gene encoding tRNA (adenosine(37)-N6)-threonylcarbamoyltransferase complex dimerization subunit type 1 TsaB yields MNYLFLNQAFYPTISLLGSNEKVVYSVIQYPSDENPNTLLHITKNMFDILKFDKHNLNYILVVNGPGSFTGTRIGVVDAKILAFALSIPLIPVNSLELLARHVENGKVKAVLSAGRNEFFVSEFEKGIRKTEDELKTLSELKNFDDLIISFEDLSSLNLKNFRKVFVSPEVIQKVSLEKISKKETISDPLSLKPIYLRAEDKLFKKMR; encoded by the coding sequence ATGAATTATCTATTTCTTAATCAGGCGTTTTACCCCACGATAAGTTTGCTTGGGAGTAATGAAAAAGTTGTATATTCAGTTATTCAGTATCCAAGTGATGAAAATCCGAATACTCTCTTACACATTACAAAGAATATGTTTGATATTTTGAAATTTGATAAGCACAATTTAAACTACATTCTTGTTGTTAACGGTCCAGGAAGTTTTACGGGAACCCGTATTGGTGTTGTTGATGCAAAAATTCTTGCGTTTGCACTTAGCATACCTCTTATCCCAGTTAACTCACTGGAACTCCTTGCAAGACATGTTGAAAATGGAAAAGTAAAGGCAGTGCTCTCCGCCGGAAGAAATGAATTTTTTGTTTCGGAATTTGAAAAGGGCATTAGAAAGACGGAAGATGAGTTAAAAACGCTTTCCGAACTGAAGAACTTTGATGATCTTATTATCTCTTTTGAGGATTTGTCGAGTTTGAATTTGAAGAATTTCAGGAAGGTTTTTGTAAGTCCCGAGGTTATCCAAAAAGTTTCCCTTGAGAAGATTTCAAAAAAAGAAACTATTTCTGATCCTCTGTCTCTTAAGCCAATATACTTGCGGGCTGAAGATAAACTCTTCAAGAAGATGCGATGA
- the tsaE gene encoding tRNA (adenosine(37)-N6)-threonylcarbamoyltransferase complex ATPase subunit type 1 TsaE → MREVNFSLKSVEDTLIFGRKLGEILLKETENCVIGLVGPLGAGKTTLVKGISEGLSANDYVESPTFVFLNIYKGKLPLYHYDLYRVNSPKDFDDLGIFELVLKKGIHVIEWGDKIEGLLDFDIEIYFTIVSEFERLVSIKTFNLESVLDELSIS, encoded by the coding sequence GTGAGAGAGGTAAATTTTTCGCTTAAAAGTGTTGAGGACACACTAATTTTTGGGAGAAAACTTGGTGAGATACTTTTAAAAGAAACAGAGAATTGTGTTATTGGGCTTGTTGGTCCTCTTGGTGCAGGGAAGACAACCCTTGTAAAAGGTATTTCAGAAGGTCTCTCTGCTAATGATTACGTTGAAAGTCCAACGTTTGTGTTTTTAAATATTTATAAAGGTAAACTCCCTCTATACCACTACGATTTGTACAGAGTAAACAGCCCTAAAGATTTTGATGATCTTGGGATTTTTGAGTTGGTTTTAAAAAAGGGTATACATGTTATTGAGTGGGGGGACAAAATCGAAGGGTTGCTTGACTTTGATATTGAGATATATTTTACAATTGTAAGTGAATTTGAGCGTTTAGTATCAATTAAAACCTTTAATTTGGAGAGTGTTTTAGATGAATTATCTATTTCTTAA
- a CDS encoding DUF3783 domain-containing protein — translation MAKKFLLLGNFTNEEIVKIMQKVKEVINIEDVIFATLTETVKEWKVKDWLKELEEEDAYFKKQKSNK, via the coding sequence ATGGCAAAAAAATTTCTTTTGTTAGGCAATTTTACAAATGAAGAGATTGTAAAAATCATGCAAAAAGTAAAAGAAGTCATTAATATCGAAGATGTAATTTTTGCAACACTAACTGAAACAGTAAAGGAGTGGAAAGTAAAAGATTGGCTGAAAGAATTAGAAGAGGAAGACGCATATTTTAAGAAACAAAAGAGCAATAAATAG
- the groES gene encoding co-chaperone GroES, translating into MAEIIPIHDHIVVKIEEEEEKTKTGIVLPDTAKEKPQKGKVVAVGSGRILDNGTKVPLEVKVGDTVIFSKYAGTEIKLDDEKYLILSEKEVLAILK; encoded by the coding sequence ATGGCAGAAATTATACCCATTCACGACCACATTGTAGTAAAAATCGAAGAGGAAGAAGAAAAAACAAAAACAGGCATTGTGTTGCCTGACACAGCAAAGGAAAAACCTCAAAAAGGTAAAGTTGTTGCAGTAGGTTCAGGAAGAATCCTTGACAACGGAACCAAAGTCCCCCTTGAAGTAAAAGTTGGTGACACTGTTATTTTCTCAAAGTATGCAGGCACTGAGATTAAACTTGACGATGAGAAGTATCTCATCCTTTCAGAAAAAGAAGTACTTGCAATCCTTAAATAA
- the groL gene encoding chaperonin GroEL (60 kDa chaperone family; promotes refolding of misfolded polypeptides especially under stressful conditions; forms two stacked rings of heptamers to form a barrel-shaped 14mer; ends can be capped by GroES; misfolded proteins enter the barrel where they are refolded when GroES binds): MDAKQIIFGMDARKAIQAGVDKLANTVKVTLGPKGRHVALERKFGSPILSDDGVSIAKEIDLPDPNENIGAQLVKEVASKTEDAAGDGTTTATVLAQVLVDEGIKNVTAGADPLLLKKGIDRAVEAVIEEMKKFKKDITTKEEIAQVGTVSSKIKEVGEAIADAVDKVGREGVITVEESQGIGLEVKTVEGMQFDRGYISPYFVTDTERMEAELKDPFIVITDKKVSSIQEFLPLLERIVQTGRPFLLIADDVTGEALATLVLNKIKGTFSCVAVKAPGFGDRRKAMLEDIAILTGGQVISEDLGIKFESVTLDMLGRADSVKVDKDNTTIIGGKGDKEKIQARIKQIKEEIQRTTSSYDKEKLQERLAKLSGGVAIIKVGGATETAMKEMKHRVEDAVAATKAALAEGIVAGGGVAFVKAIPVLDKLEAEGDEKTGIMIVKKALQEPLKLIAENAGYNGIIALNKVMETKDNVGFNAETGKFEDMFKAGVIDPFKVVRTALQNAASIAGLLLSTEAIVTTIPKEEKQAPAPQYPEY, translated from the coding sequence ATGGACGCAAAGCAAATAATTTTTGGAATGGATGCAAGAAAAGCAATACAGGCAGGCGTTGATAAATTAGCAAACACTGTTAAAGTAACATTAGGTCCAAAAGGAAGACACGTTGCACTTGAAAGGAAATTTGGATCACCTATTCTTTCTGACGACGGTGTTTCAATTGCAAAGGAAATTGATTTACCAGATCCAAATGAAAATATTGGCGCTCAGTTAGTAAAAGAAGTTGCATCCAAAACAGAGGATGCAGCAGGTGATGGCACCACAACAGCAACAGTCTTAGCACAGGTTCTCGTTGATGAAGGGATTAAGAATGTTACCGCTGGCGCAGATCCATTACTTCTAAAGAAAGGCATCGATAGAGCAGTTGAAGCAGTAATCGAAGAAATGAAGAAGTTCAAAAAAGATATAACCACAAAAGAAGAAATTGCACAAGTTGGAACCGTCTCTTCAAAGATTAAAGAGGTCGGAGAAGCAATCGCAGATGCAGTTGATAAAGTTGGAAGAGAGGGTGTTATTACCGTTGAAGAATCCCAAGGTATCGGTTTGGAAGTAAAGACTGTCGAAGGAATGCAGTTTGATAGAGGATATATCTCACCTTACTTTGTAACCGACACTGAAAGAATGGAGGCAGAACTTAAAGATCCATTCATCGTAATTACTGATAAAAAGGTTTCATCTATTCAAGAATTCTTGCCTCTTCTTGAAAGAATTGTCCAAACAGGAAGGCCATTCCTTCTCATCGCAGATGATGTAACAGGTGAAGCACTTGCAACATTGGTTCTTAATAAGATCAAAGGAACATTCTCATGTGTAGCAGTTAAGGCACCTGGCTTTGGCGATAGAAGAAAAGCAATGCTTGAAGATATTGCAATTCTTACAGGCGGACAGGTTATCTCTGAAGACCTCGGTATCAAATTTGAAAGTGTCACCCTTGATATGCTCGGAAGAGCAGATTCAGTAAAGGTTGATAAAGATAATACAACAATCATTGGCGGTAAGGGAGACAAAGAAAAAATCCAAGCAAGAATTAAACAAATTAAAGAAGAAATTCAGAGAACAACTTCAAGTTACGATAAGGAAAAACTTCAGGAGCGTCTTGCAAAACTCTCAGGTGGAGTTGCAATCATCAAAGTTGGCGGTGCAACTGAGACTGCAATGAAAGAAATGAAACACAGAGTTGAAGACGCAGTTGCAGCAACAAAAGCAGCGCTTGCAGAAGGTATTGTTGCAGGTGGTGGAGTTGCATTTGTTAAGGCAATTCCTGTTCTTGATAAATTAGAAGCAGAAGGCGATGAAAAGACTGGCATTATGATTGTCAAGAAGGCACTTCAAGAGCCCCTCAAACTTATTGCAGAAAATGCAGGATACAACGGAATTATCGCTCTTAACAAAGTAATGGAAACAAAAGATAACGTTGGTTTCAACGCGGAAACAGGTAAATTTGAGGATATGTTTAAGGCTGGTGTTATTGATCCATTTAAGGTAGTAAGAACAGCGCTTCAGAACGCAGCAAGCATTGCAGGACTGTTGCTTTCTACTGAGGCAATTGTAACAACTATTCCGAAAGAGGAGAAACAAGCGCCAGCACCTCAATATCCTGAATACTAA
- a CDS encoding DDE-type integrase/transposase/recombinase, giving the protein MGVTYYQFTAIDKHSGLVFAKVYENKTSRNTKLFIKEDIKYFGFSVAKVQTDNGTEFMGEFDKYLNELGIGYYYNYLRKPKTNDNVERVIRTIGEELWFIEGINYTIDHLNNSTIL; this is encoded by the coding sequence GTGGGTGTTACTTATTACCAATTCACAGCTATAGACAAACACAGCGGACTTGTCTTTGCAAAGGTCTATGAGAATAAAACATCAAGAAATACAAAACTTTTTATTAAAGAGGATATCAAATACTTTGGGTTTAGTGTTGCTAAAGTCCAGACAGATAATGGTACTGAATTCATGGGAGAGTTTGATAAGTATTTGAATGAACTTGGCATAGGGTATTACTATAACTATCTAAGAAAACCAAAAACAAATGATAATGTAGAAAGAGTCATAAGAACCATAGGAGAAGAATTATGGTTTATAGAAGGAATAAATTATACTATAGACCATCTTAACAACAGTACAATTTTGTAA
- a CDS encoding helix-turn-helix domain-containing protein, producing the protein MLKFSINLAKEVGTVKGRIGTQTVLFALYPLSLVKKLKYVNDVKLTKKAKIKLIWIEYYKKVNNISKTCRHFGISRTTFYKWLKRYEKYGLQVLLDRPKTPLRKRAPTVRKQYELDVIRIRNENPT; encoded by the coding sequence TTGTTAAAATTTTCTATAAACTTAGCAAAGGAGGTAGGTACCGTAAAGGGAAGGATAGGTACCCAGACTGTCTTATTTGCCCTCTATCCTTTAAGTTTAGTTAAAAAGTTAAAGTATGTCAATGATGTAAAGCTTACAAAAAAGGCAAAGATAAAACTTATCTGGATAGAGTACTATAAAAAGGTAAACAATATTTCTAAAACTTGTAGACATTTTGGTATATCAAGGACTACATTTTACAAATGGCTAAAAAGATATGAAAAATACGGCTTGCAAGTTTTGTTGGACAGACCTAAAACTCCTTTGAGAAAAAGAGCTCCTACTGTAAGGAAACAATATGAATTAGATGTAATAAGAATAAGAAACGAAAATCCTACTTAA